GTGAGACCCTGGGCCAGCTCCCCGCGCGCGTCGGCGGTGACCGCGGCGTCCAGGCCCGCCGTGCCGAGGGTGCCGAGGGTCCGCTCGGGCCACACCGCCAGCGTGGCGCCGAGCCGGCCGGGGCCGTCGACCACGGTCGCCACCGTCACCGGTCGCCCGGCGCCCACCGATGCGACGACCTGCCCGAACGACGGGTCCTCGGCCGCCGTCACCCGGCGCACCAGGAGCGTGATCTCCCCGCCGCAGGTCAGCCCCACCGCGAACGCGTCGTCGTCGCTGTACCCGAAGGTGGCCGACCGTGCCTCGCCGGACGCCAGCACCTCCTGGGCCAGCTCGAACACCGCGCCCTCCACACAGCCGCCGGACACACTGCCCACGACCTCGTCACCGGGCCCGACCGCCATGGCCGCCCCCGGCCCGCGCGGCGCGCTCCGGCTGACCGCGACGACGGTGGCGAGGCCGAAGGGGGAGCCCGCCGCGTACCACGCGCCGAGCGCCGGGAGGATCTCACGCATCGCCCGCTCCTCTCGCGTCCCCTCCATCCAAGTACCAGGGCCGGGGTACGGCACACCGGCGGGCCCCCGCGCAGGCGTGCACCCGCGTGGAGGCGGCCGACCGGGTGCGCGACGCCCAGGGGGACGAGGGCCCGCGCCCCTGTTCGGGTGGCCTGCGCCTCTCCCCGCGCCAGGCGTGTTGCCATGTGAGGCCCAGGTACATGAAATGACCATGCTCCTGCCCGGAGCACCCACCGTCACACACCGTCACATCCACCTGGGAGGACGCATGCCCTCTGCCACTGCCCGCGGCGCCGTGACCCTCGGCGCCCTGGCCGCAGCTCTCACCACGTCGCTCTCCGCGCCGGCCGCCGCGGACGTCGGGGACGAGGACGTCGTGCGGGTCAAGCTCGTCGGCCACGCCGCGTACGACACCGCCGCCGCGCACACCGAGCCGGGCGACAGCTGGACCACGTATCTGCAGCTGCACGACCCCAAGGGCAAGTACGTCGGCGACGGCGGCTCGCGCTGCACCCTCGTCGAAGCGAACCACGGGCGGTCCACGGCCCAGTGCACCCGGGTGCTGCGCCTCAAGGGCGGGGAGATCACCCTCCACGACATGATCAGCCGCAAGGGCCACGAGCCCGTCACCGCCAAGACCTCCATCGCGGGCGGCACCGGCATCTACAACGACGCCGAGGGCGAGGGCTACATCACCCTGGAGCCCAAGCGCGTCGTCTTCGACCTCTACGTCGATGACTGACCGGTGTTCACCCGCCGACGGTACGTCGGCCGTTCCGCCGCCCGAGTGCACCCTGTCCGACCTGGAGGTTCTGTGATCACATCGGCTGTCCGCGGGGTGGTCGTCACCGCCCTCGCCACCACACTCGCCCTTCTTCCGACATCGGCGCAGGCCGAGCAGAAGGACGAGGACAACGACATCGAGAAGGTCGAGCTCGTCGGCATCAACCGGGTCGCCACCTGGCCGTCCCTGGACGGTGTGGTCGGCAGCACCTGGACCACCCCGCTGAACCTGTACACCCGGCACAAGGCGAAGAAGACGGGGAAGACAGAGCTGCGGTACGCCGGCGACGGCGAGTCGGAGTGCGACGTGGTGCAGGCCCGTGCCCAGGCGGTCACCGCCCAGTGCACCCGCGTACTGCGCCTGAAGAAGGGCACGCTGACCCTCAGCGACATGGTCGACTACCGGCCGCTGCGGCGCGTCACGGCCAAGACCGCCATCGTCGGCGGCACCGGCCACTACCGCTCCGCCTACGGAGACGGCTACATCACCCTGGACGGGCACCGGACCCACATCGTGCTCAACGTCGACGAGTGACACGAGGCTGAACCGACGACCGGTGCGGGAGACGCGGTACGCGTCCCCGCACCGGTGCCGTTCGGTTCCGGGCCGTCCTCAGTCGTTCACACCCGAGGTCTTCTCGATGAGGCGGGTGAAGACGATGAGCGCCCCGAGCGCGGGCAGCAGACCGGCCAGGGTCCACAGGACGCAGAAGCCCGCCGACGCGCTGACCGTCATCAGCAGCAGCGTGGGCGCGTCCTCGGAGATCCCGGCCATCAGCAGCAGGAAGACGATGGACAGGATCCCCATGCCGATGATGGTGAAGAACGGCCACAGGTAGTTGACGACGGGGAGGAGCCGGGCCTTTCTCGCCTTGCGCAGAAAGGTGTTGTCGCAGGCGCGGGTGATCATCGCCAGGACGGCGAACACGGACCCGATGACGACACCCACCATGGAGACGGCGACGCCCAGCACCTCGTCCATCGGCAGGTCGTCGTCGTGCCCGATCCAGGCGCCCCCGAGCCCGCCGGACGCCGCCGCCAGCGGCTCCCCCCACCACCAGCTCCGCAGGCTCACGTGCACGACCCGCATGAACTCCTTGACGTACTTGTTGCCCATGGTGCGTCCCGCGGGCTCCTCGGGGGACGAGCCAGTGTCGGTCCGCGGTTCTGTGCCCATGCAAGCCCAGCCCGATGGTGGTCGGTCTCGCCGAGCCCCTCACACGCGGCTCGGCCTTGGCGGCGTCACGTCGTCATGGGCCGGGCAGGAGGTCGTCACCACCCTGCCGGCGTTTCTCCGCCTCCACCGCCGCCTCGTAGCGGCCCATGTCCCGTATCGCGTCGTACAACGACGCGCAGCGCTGGTTCCGTGCGTCCGAGCGTTTCTCCCCATCCGGGGCCCCGAGGCGATCGAGACGGGGGAGGGCGCTCCTCGGGTCGAAATCACGAGTGCCTGGCGTGTGTTCGCGGAGCCCGCGAGAAGAGCTGTCCACCGCTCGTACCACCTTTCCTGTACGCCGGACGGAGTACCGAACAAGTCGGCCCAAACTGGGCTCAACCATAGGCCGGTTCCGTCGGCAGGGCCCTTCATGGTGACGTTCGGGTGAACATCGGCTGAATTCAGGGCGACTCCGCTCGGGGGTGTCCTCTGTTCGATCCGGAAGGTCCCGTGGTCGGCGCGTGAGGCCTCGCGTGGCCGTCCACGGGCAAAGAATCGGTCGTGGCAGGTGAACTGTCTTGCGAAAAAGGGTACTTACTCGTGCGTCAGTTGCTATTGACGGCTCGCCTGCCCATTGGGACGGTAGTGCACATGTCGAATGTGGCGGACATGTCAAGATTGCGCACTAGTCTGCTCGGTGTCCTGGTACTCGTCACCGGCTTCCTGACCACGGCGGGCCCCACCCATCCCGCCTCCGCATCCACGGACGAACTCTGGTTCGACGCCCAGGCCGCGGCCACCCTCACGGTCGACGGCGGCACCTTCAAGGACGGACTCGGCCGCGAGGTCGTCCTGCGCGGCTACAACGTCTCCGGGGAGACGAAACTCAAGGAGAACAACGGTCTGCCCTTCGCCTCGGTCGCCGACGCGAAGAAGTCGGCGACCGCGCTCAGGGCGCTCGGCGGCGGCAACTCCGTCCGCTTCCTGCTCTCCTGGGCCTACGCGGAACCGGTGCGCGGGCAGGTGAGCACCTCCTACCTGGCGGCGGCCACCGCGCAGATGGGCGCGTTCCTGGACGCCGGGATCAAGGTCTACCCCGACTTCCACCAGGACCTGTACTCCCGCTGGCTGTTCGACTCCGACAGCTGGTACACCGGCGACGGCGCCCCCAAGTGGGCCGTCGACCTCGGCGACTACCCCGACGAGTACTGCGGCATCTGCCCGTTCTGGGGCCAGAACATCACCTCCAACGCGGCCGTGACGGAGGCGACGTACGACTTCTGGCACAACACCTACGGGCTCCAGGACTCCTTCCTGGACACCGCGCAGAAGACGATGACGTACCTGAAGGCGAACCTCACGACCGCCCAGTTCCAGGGCCTCGTCGGCTTCGACCCGTGGAACGAGCCCCACCCCGGGACCCTCGACTCCGGGCAGACCAGCAGGACGTGGGAGAAGAACGTCCTGTGGCCGTTCTACGTCAAGTTCCGTGCCCGGATGGACGCGGCGGGCTGGCAGTCCAAACCGGCGTTCGTCGAGCCGAACCTCTTCTGGAACGCCAACATCGACTTCCAGAAGCAGGAGGGCGGACTCCTCGACGCGGGAACCATCGGACCGCGCTACGTCTTCAACACCCACTTCTACGACCAGAAGGCGATCTCCGGCGTCTTCATGTGGGGCAAGGCGGAGAACGGCCAGTACGTGAACGACTTCGGCACCGTCCGTGACCGGGCCGCCGCCGGCGGCACGACGGCGATCGTCAGCGAGTTCGGACACCCGCTCAGCGGCTCGGTCTCCGACAAGGCGCCCACGGTCTACAAGGCCATGTACCAGGCGCTCGACTCCCGGGTGAAGGGCGTCGACTGGTGGTCGAACCCGACCGCCTCCGGTCCGGTCCTCTCCGGCTCCCAGTGGCAGTGGGACATCTACTGGGGCCGCCACCACGAACTGATGAACGACAACCCCGACAAGGTGCAGACCGAGGCCGACGGCTGGAACGGGGAGGACCTCTCCGCCGTACGCCTCGACGACTCCGGCACGGCCGTGCTCCGGCAGGACGCCCGGATGCTCGACCGGATCTACCCGAGCGCCACCGCGGGCAAGACGGTCGCCTTCACCTACGAGGACCGCTCGCGCGACGGCTCCACCACGCTCACCTGGAACCCGGTGCCCAGCTCGCTGCCGAACGTCTCCTCGCTCGTCGGCTCGGGCCAGTACTCCCTGCTGGTCTGGCGCTCGGACGGCAGCACGGAACCGACCGAGCTGCACCTCCCGGCGTCCTTCCCCACCGCGTCCACCACGGTGGTGTCCGACCTAGGGGTGACGGCCGCGCCGCCGGCGTACACCACGTCCACGCCGATCGCCGCCGCCAAGGAACCCGGCGGCACCGGCAGCCGCCGTCTGCTCCTCACCGCCGCCGACTCGGGCAGGCTGCACTACGCCCTGGTCACCAACGGCGCGACAGCCCCGACCGCGACGCAGCTGAGCGCGGCGCGGACGGAGCTGTCCAACTGGCTGACCACCAGGTTCAGTTAGCCGAGGGTCCGGTCCAGTCGGCGGGCACCTGCGCCACGCGCACCCGCTGGGGGTGGTCGCCGACTGCGACGGACACGGTCTTCTTCCCGGTGGCGAAGTCGATCGCCGTCACCTGGTCGGCGCCGCTCTCGGAGACCACACAGGACTTGCCGTCACCGCTGACGGTCGACCAGTACGGCTTGGAGACGGGGACCAGCGGGCCCTCCTGGAGGGTCGCGCGGTCCACGACGGTCGCGTAGTCGTCCATCGTGCCCGCGACGCACAGCTTCGTTCCGTCCGGCTTCATGGTGAGGCCGTGGTGGCGGGAGTCGTTGACGAAGGTGGTGCGGTCGTCGCTGACACCCGGGGACTTCGGCAGGGTCTTGGTACGGGTGATCTTGTCGGTGGCGATGTCGTACTCGAAGAAGCCGTTGAAGAACGACACCTGGAAGTACAGCTTCGTCTCGTCCGGCGAGAACGCGGCGGGACGGACCGCGTCCGAGTAGTCGCTCAGCCCGATGGCGTTGAGCCGCTCGCGCATGTCGATCACCTTGACCTGCTGGAAGGTGTTGGCGTCGGCGACCGTGATCTTGCGGTCGCCCTTCGTCCAGTCCAGCCAGGGCGCGTCGGTCTGCGTGTTCACGTCACCGATCGCCATGTTCCAGATGTACTTGCCGTCCTTGGTGAAGATGTTCTCGTGCGGCTTGTCACCGGTCTTGAACGAACCGACCTGCTTGCCGGTGACGATGTCCAGGACGTGCACGGTGTTGCCCGTCGACGCCGACACCGCCACGCGCTTGCCGTCGGGGGAGACCGCCATGTGGTCGGAGCGGTAACCCGACACGGGGAAGCGCCAGTTGATGGCGCCGGTCCTGATGTTGATGGAGACCACGTCGGCGAAGCTCGGGCGCGAGACGACCATCGACGAGCCGTCCGGCGTGGAGTACATGTCGTCCACGTACTGGTCGTGGCCCTCGCCCACGCTGTTCCGGATCGTCATGTAGGCGATCCACCGGATCGGATCGGCGTTGATCTCCGCCATCCGGGCGTCCTTGTCGGGGATGACGTTGATCCGGCCGATCTTGGCGAAGTCGCCGGAGGCCTTGATGACATCCGCGGTGCCCTCCCAGTTGTTGCCCACGAACATCACCTCCCGCAGGTCGGCGGCGGCACTCGCCGGGGTCGCGGTCGCCGCGGCGGACGTGGTCAGCGCGAGCGCGACGGCGACGGCACCGAGGTGCCGGTTCCTGCGCCTACGGGGGGTGGGGGAGAGGGGCATGTCGGATCCTCCTGCGCGGGCGGAGTCTGAACACACCTGTGTTCAGAGCAGACTTACTGGAAAGTAAGGAACGGTCCCGCTTCACCACAAGAGCAGGGACACGACAAAATCAAGTGACGGCCGCGCATCGGCTGTCGTACGGGTGGGGTCCGAGAGGTTCCGTCGGGAGGAGAAACGTGTCGGGCAGGCTCAAACAGCCCACCGGCCGTTACGGGGGCAGAACCGCGGCGGAGCGCCGGGCCGAGCGCCGGGAGCGCTTCCTCGACGCGGGGCTGCGGCTCTTCGGTGACGGCCCCGGCTTCCGGGGGACCACGATCGCGGCGCTGAGCGAGGCCGCCGGGTTGTCGACCCGCCAGTTCTACGAGGAGTTCCGCTCCCTGGAGGACGTGCTGGCCGCCCTGCACCTACGGGTCAACGACTGGGCCGAGGAGGCCGCGCTCGCCGGACTCGCCACGGCCGAGGGGCGGCCGATCGCCGAGCGGGCCACCGCGGCGTTCCTCGCGTACGCCGGCAACGTCACCGGCGATCCGCGCCGACTGCGCATCACCTTCACCGAGATCGTCGGCGTCAGCCCCCGTCTGGAACGCCAGCGCCTCGAACGCCGCGCCCGCTGGATCGACTTCATCTGCGCCGAGGCCGACGCGGCGGCGGAGCGCGGGGAGGCGGTCCGCCGTGACTACCGCATCGCCGCGACCGCCTTCATCGGCAGCGTCAACGGCCTCCTCCACGACTGGCAGGCCGGCTGGGTCGACGCCCCCCTCGACGAGGTGGTCGACGAACTGGTCCGACTGCTGCTGGGGATATTGCGACCGGCGGGATGGAGGCCGGGGGAGGACGGAGGGGCGGAACGGTAGGGGGCGGCTGGGTGGTTCTTCGGGTGCGGGTCCGGTGGGGCTTCTCGCGCAGTTCCCCGCGCCCCTGAAAAGCAGGGGCTGCGCCCCGTGCTTTTCAAGCCCTCGCACGCTCAGCCCGCCAATTGGTTCACCGCCGTCAGGACCGGGGCCACTCCGTCCTCCGCGCGCAACTCGTCGGCCAGGGCGCGGGCGCGGCGGCCGTACGACGGGTCGGTGGTCGCCCGGCGCAGGGCGGCCGTCAGGGCGGCGGAGGTGAAGCCGCGCAGCGGGACGGCGGCCGGGGCCACCCCGAGGGCGATCAGGCGGGCCGCCCAGAAACCCTCGTCGAACTGGACGGGCACCGGCACCGCCGGGACCCCGGCGCGCAGGCCGGCGCCCGTCGTGCCCGCGCCCGCGTGGTGGACGACGGCCGCCGTCCTCGGGAAGAGCAGGGAGTGCGGCACCTCGCCCACGGTGAACATGTCGTCGCCCTCGCCCCGCAGTTCGCCCCACCCCCGCTGGATCACCCCGCGCAGCCCGGCCGCCCGCAGGGCCCGTACGACCTCGTCGCTCATCCGCTCGGGATCGGGCACGGTGGCACTGCCGAGACCCACGAAGACCGGGGGCGGACCGGCGTCGAGGAAGTCCAGCAGCGGGGCGGGCAGCCGGTCCTCGCGGTCGTACGGCCACCAGTAGCCCGTGACCTCCAGCCCGGCCCGCCAGTCCCCGGGCCGTCGCACCACCCGGGGGCTGAAGCCGTGGAACTCCGGCCGGCCCAGCCGCTCCCGGGCCCGCCGGGCGGCCATCCGGCCGGTGCGCGGCAGCCCGAACTCGGCGCGCAGCCTGCGCACCTCCTCCGTGAAGATCCACTCGACGGCCGTGTTCACCGCGTGCCCGGCCGCCCGGTTGCCGAGCGGCCCCCAGGAGCGCACCCCGGTCATCGGGGGCGCGAACTCCCTTGTGGGGGCGAGGGGTTGGAGGTTCACACCGAGCGTGGGGATCGACAGGCCCTGGCCGATGGTGTGGCCGAGGGGTGCCAGGGTGCCCGCCAGCAGCAGGGCGTCACTGGCACGGGCGGCGGCCACCAGCTCGCCGGCCATCCGTCCCACCAGGCTCCGGGCCATCTCCGCCGCCCGGTACAGCTTCCCGGCGCCGGTGGAACTCCGGTGCAGGCCCTGCCCGCGCTCCGACTCCAGCTCGGCCCGCGGATCCACGGGCAGGGCGTGGAAGACGACCCCCGAGCCCGCCACCAGGGGTTCGAACCGGGTGTGGGTCACCAGCGTGACCTCGTGCCCCGCCCGCACCAGCCCGTGTCCGAGCCCGGTGTAGGGCGCCACGTCACCCCGGGAGCCCGCCGTCATGATCGCTACACGCACGCCCGCCAGTATGGCGCCGCGACCACGCCGAGTCAGGGGGCCCGCACGGGGATGACCCGAAAGAGCCCACCCCCGGCGCGTTCGACGGCGACCGACCCGCTCGCTCCGGCTTCCCGACTGCCCCTGGTATCTCGCCCCGGCGCCCGGCTACTCGTCCCAGGCCTGGATCATCGTGTGGTCGACGATCTTCCCGTCCTTCAGGGAGATCATCGAACTTGCCAGGACCCGCACCCCGTCGGGGTACTCGCAGGACTCGGTGAACGCGACCTGGTCGCCCTGGACCAGGCACTGCTCGACCTTGTGGGTCATCTCCCGGCTGCAGACGTCGTCGAACATCGCGCCGATCTCGGACCGGCCGTGCAGGACCTTGGGGTGGCTGGGCTGGGTGTTGCGGTCCACGACGCGCAGCTCGGCGTCGTCCGCGTAGAGCGACGTCAGTGTCGCCGCGTTCGCTTCCTCCGTGCCCCTGCGCAGCGCTTCGACGTCGAAGGCGGGGCTGGTCGAGGTGCCCATGGGTGACCTCCTTCGAAGGCCGTGGCCCGGCATGGGTGAACGGGCCGCGAACGGCCTCTCCTCCGAGGCTCCTCCGCCGGGCGGGACACGGCAAGCGGGAAGCGCGGGCAGACGCCGTGCGGGGGGTACGCGCCCCACGCCCGGCCTGCGCCTCACGGGTGAGCGGCCGTGACCGCAGGGGGCCGGGGAGCGTTGCTGAGGGCATGATCTCAACTCGACGTATCGTCGCCGCCGTCGGTCTCGCCGTCGGTGTCACGGGACTGGCCGCACCGATGGCGAACGCGGACGCCGTCGCGGAAGCGACGCAGCTCAACCCCATGACCACGCTGGACTCGCTCGCCGTCGGCGATCTCCCCGAGGAGCACCGGGCGGCCCTGCCGCGCCCCTCGCAGCAGCTCAAGGCCCTCAACCAGGTGCACGAACTGAACCGGCTGAACGAACTGCACCAGGTCACGGACATGGCCGCGCCCGCCTACGGCCTGCTGGGCGCCATCGAATAGCGGAGCCGGTCGTACACGGAGCGGGAGCCCCGCCACGGACCTTGTGGCGGGGCTCTTGACATGCTCGGGAGCCGGGCAGAGCATCACGGAACAGTAACGTAATTGAATTTCGCACTATGAACGCTCGCGAGCGATCATGCTCGATCACGTACCGTCGTCGAACGTACCCCTGAGGAAGCCGCATCATGGCCATCACCCGTGACCTTCTGATCGGCGGCAAGGACGTGCCCGCCACGTCCGGCCGCACCGCCGAGGACCTCGACCCGTACACGGGGGAGGTGTACGCGACGGTGGCGGCGGCCGGTCCCGAGGACGTCCGGCGGGCCGTGGACGCCGCCGACGCCGCGTTCGAGGAGTGGGCCGCGCTCACCCCCTTCGCCCGGCGGGCGATCTTCTTCAAGGCCGCCGACCTGCTGGAGGGCCGGGGCGACCAGGTCGCCGACATCATGGCCCGCGAGGCGGGCGGCACCCGGCCGTGGGCGTACTTCAACGTGGCGCTCGCGGCGAACATCCTGCGCGAGGCCGCGGCCGCGATCACCGCGCCGCGCGGCGAGGTCCTCAGCAGCCAGAAGGAGGGCGCGCTCGGCCTCGCGGTACGCGAACCCCTCGGCGTCGTCGCCGCGTTCGCCCCGTGGAACGCGCCCGTCATCCTCGGTGTACGGGCCGTGGCGGCGCCGCTGGCCGCCGGCAACACCGTCGTCGTCAAGCCCAGCGAGGACGCGCCGATCGCCTGCGGGCTGCTGGTCGCGGACGTGTTCCGGGAGGCGGGACTCCCCGACGGCGTGCTCAACGTCGTCACCAACGCCCCCGAGGACGCGGCGGAGATCGCCGAGGCGCTGATCTCCGACGAGCGGGTGCGCGCGGTGAACTTCACCGGCTCCACCGGCGTCGGCCGCATCATCGGCGAGCACGCGGCCCGTCATCTCAAGCCCGCCGTACTGGAGTTGGGCGGCAAGAACTCCGTCATCGTGCTCGACGACGCCGACGTGGACTACGCCGTCGACGCCGTCACCTTCAGCGTCTTCATGAACGCCGGGCAGATCTGCATGTCCGGCGACCGCATCCTCGTCCACGAGTCGCTGGCCGAGGAGTTCGCGCAGAAGTTCACCGCCAAGGTCGCCACGCTCCAGGCCGGCGACCCGAACCACCCGCACACGGTGGTCGGCCCCCTGGTCAGCGCCGACGCCGCCCAGCGGATCGCCGCCCTGGTCAAGGACGCCGTCGCCAAGGGCGCCACGGTGCTCGCCGGGGGCGGGCAGCCCGAGGGCGCGGTGCACCCGGCGACCGTGCTCACCGACGTCCCCCAGGACGCCGACCTGTACTACCAGGAGTCCTTCGGCCCGCTCTGCGTCCTGCAGTCGTTCGCCGACGACGCCACCGCCGTGGCCGTCGCCAACGACACGGACAACGGACTGAGCTGCGGCGTCATCACCGAGAACGCCACCCACGGACTCGCCGTCGCGCGCCGGATCCGTACCGGCATCGTGCACGTCAACGACCAGTCCGTGGCCGACGAGCCGATGGCCCCCTTCGGCGGTGTGAAGGCCTCCGGTTACGGGCGCTTCGGTGGCCGCTGGGGCATCGAGGCGTTCTCCAACACCCGCTGGGTGACCATCGCGGGCCAGCAGTCGCACTTCCCCTTCTGACCGCCCACCGGCCCGCCGCGACGGCCGGGATCAGCCGGCCGTCGCGAGGAACTGCGTGGCCGCCAACTCCGCGTACAGCGGGTCGGCGGCCACCAGTTCACGGTGGGTGCCGACCGCGCGGACCCGGCCCGCGTCCATGACCACGATGCGGTCGGCCATCGTCACCGTGGACAACCGGTGGGCCACGACCAGCACCGTCGTCGTACGGGCCACGTCGGCGACCGTGTCCCGCAGCGCCGCCTCGTTCACCGCGTCCAGCTGGCTCGTCGCCTCGTCGAGCAGCAGCAGCCGGGGGCGGCGCAGCAGGGCCCGCGCGATGGCGACCCGCTGACGCTCACCGCCGGAGAGCTTGGTGCCCCGGTGGCCGACCAGGGTCTCCAGGCCCTGCGGGAGCTTGGCGACCAGGCCGTCCAGCCGGGTCGTCTTCAGCACCCGGTTGACATCGGCCTCGTCGGCCCGCGGGTTGCCGAGGAGCAGGTTGTCCCGCAAGGTCCCCGACAGCACGGGCGCGTCCTGCTCGACGTACCCGATCGCCGACCGCAGCCGGGACAGCTCCCACTCGGCGACATCGCGGCCGTCGACCGTGATGAGGCCCGCCTCGGGGTCGTAGAACCGCTCGATCAGCGAGAACACCGTGGTCTTGCCGGCGCCCGACGGGCCCACGAACGCCGTCATGCCCCGCGCCGGGACCTCGAAGGTCACCCCGTGGTGGACGTACGGCAGATCGTCGGCGTACCGGAAACGGACCTCGTCGAAGGCGAGCGCGGCGGGAGCCGCGTCCGGCGCCGGCAGCGGCGCCGGCTCGGAGGCCGGTTCGGCGGGCAGCCGCAGCGCTTCCTGGATGCGGGCGAGCGCGGCGGCACCGGTCTGGTACTGGGTGATCGCGCCCACGACCTGCTGTATCGGCGACATCAGATAGAAGACGTACAGCAGGAACGCCACCAGTGTGCCCACGTCGATGGCGCCGGTCGCGACCCGCGCGCCGCCCACCGCCAGCACGGTGATGAAAGCGATCTGCATGGCGAGCCCGGCCGTGTTGCCCGCCGCCGCCGACCACTTGGCGGCCCGGACGCTCTGCCGCCACGACTCCTCGGCCGCCGCGTGGATCGTCTCCTCCTCGCGGTGCTCGGCACCGGACGCCTTCACCGTGCGCAGCGCGCCGAGGATCCGCTCCAGCGAGGCGCCCATCGCGCCGACCGCGTCCTGCGCGGCCTTGCTCGCCCGGTTGATGCGCGGCACGATCACCCCGAACACCACGCCCGCGCCCACGATCACGCCCAGCGTGACAGCCAGCAGCACCGGGTCCACCAGACCCATCAGCACCACCGTCGCGACCAGCGTGAGCCCGCCGGTGCCGAGGCCCACCAGGGTGTCGGTGGTGACCTCGCGCAGCAGGGTCGTGTCGGAGGTGATCCGTGCCATCAGGTCGCCCGGCTCGCTGCGGTCAACCGCCGTGATCCGCAGCCGCAGCAGATACGACGACAGGGCGCGCCGCGCGCCGAGCACCACCGACTCGGCGGTGCGCCGCAGGACGTACGAACCCACCGCGCCCACCGCCGCATTGCCCACCACCAGCGCGGACATCAGCACCAGCGCCCAGGTGATCGTGCGGTCGTGCGACAGGTCGTCGATCAGCTCCCGGGCCACCAGCGGCAGGGCGAGGCCGGTGGCCCCGGTGAGGAGGGACAGCAGCGCGCCCAGCAGCAGTGCCCACCGGTGGGGTCGTACATAGCCGAGCAGCAGCCGCCAGGTGGGCGGCTGCTGCTCGGCGTTGGTCTCAGGGGTGCTCACGAGGCTCCTCGGCAGGTCGGTCGGGGAGTGGGGACCGGGCGCGGAGCTTCAGCCTACGTCGGGGGTGCGCGGCACCGGGCACGAGTGTCAACCGCCCAGCAGCGCCCTCCAGTCCCGGGCGACGGTGAACGCGGTGACGACGGGTCGGGACGCCGGCGTGGTCGCGTCGGCCTAGTGCGAGCCGCGCGCGGCGAGGGTGGCGAGTGTGGTGGCGAGGTCCGCGGGGCGCGGGCGGTTGTGCGGCAGTCTGCTGAGGACCGCCGCCATGCCGCAGGTGTCGGTGACCGCCGAGAGGACGAGGCCGCCCGCGATCCCGGCCGACAGCGACAGCCAGGCCGGGTGCAGCAGTCCGAGGCCCAGCCCGACGAGGACGAGCGCACCGGCGGTGAGACGGACTTGGCGTTCCATCGCCCAGCCCGCCCGCGCGCCCCCGGACGGCCGGTGCAGCTCGTGTCCCTCGGCCGCCCAGGCGTTCGTGCCGCCGGTGAGGTCGGCCGCCGGGACGCCGTGCCGGGCGAGGAGTGCGCGGGCCTGCTCCGACCGGGCGCCGGACCGGCAGACGATCAGCAG
This genomic stretch from Streptomyces deccanensis harbors:
- a CDS encoding ABC transporter ATP-binding protein; its protein translation is MSTPETNAEQQPPTWRLLLGYVRPHRWALLLGALLSLLTGATGLALPLVARELIDDLSHDRTITWALVLMSALVVGNAAVGAVGSYVLRRTAESVVLGARRALSSYLLRLRITAVDRSEPGDLMARITSDTTLLREVTTDTLVGLGTGGLTLVATVVLMGLVDPVLLAVTLGVIVGAGVVFGVIVPRINRASKAAQDAVGAMGASLERILGALRTVKASGAEHREEETIHAAAEESWRQSVRAAKWSAAAGNTAGLAMQIAFITVLAVGGARVATGAIDVGTLVAFLLYVFYLMSPIQQVVGAITQYQTGAAALARIQEALRLPAEPASEPAPLPAPDAAPAALAFDEVRFRYADDLPYVHHGVTFEVPARGMTAFVGPSGAGKTTVFSLIERFYDPEAGLITVDGRDVAEWELSRLRSAIGYVEQDAPVLSGTLRDNLLLGNPRADEADVNRVLKTTRLDGLVAKLPQGLETLVGHRGTKLSGGERQRVAIARALLRRPRLLLLDEATSQLDAVNEAALRDTVADVARTTTVLVVAHRLSTVTMADRIVVMDAGRVRAVGTHRELVAADPLYAELAATQFLATAG
- a CDS encoding rhodanese-like domain-containing protein, producing MPTAHTSRTPGADRLGVDEVRRRLPELTVIDVRTPGEYASGHVPGALNVPLDRLESALPALRESAAELLIVCRSGARSEQARALLARHGVPAADLTGGTNAWAAEGHELHRPSGGARAGWAMERQVRLTAGALVLVGLGLGLLHPAWLSLSAGIAGGLVLSAVTDTCGMAAVLSRLPHNRPRPADLATTLATLAARGSH